In Mesorhizobium sp. M9A.F.Ca.ET.002.03.1.2, the DNA window CAGCGCGAAGCAACCGAGTGGCGCCGCTACCTCCATGAAAATCCAGAGCTCGACTATCGGTTACACAACACAGCAAGGTTTGTGACCGAAAAACTGGCCTCGTTTGGCATCAATCACATCGAAACGGGGATTGCTGAGACCGGTATCGTCGCATTAATCCAAGGCGAAGGTGGAGACGGGCCGACCATCGGATTAAGGGCGGACATGGACGCCCTGCCAATCGTTGAGGCCTCAGACAAACCCTGGTCGTCGAAAATACCCGGCAGAATGCATGCATGCGGCCACGACGGGCACACGGCCATGCTGCTAGGTGCCGCGAAGTATCTTGCGAGTACGCGCAAATTCAAGGGCTCTGTTGCCTTAATCTTTCAGCCGGCAGAAGAGATAGAATTGCCATCGGGCGGCCTAAAGATGGTCCAGGAAGGAATCATGGATCGTTTCAACATCTCCCAGGTCTTCGGCATGCACAACAATCCGGGTATGGAGATCGGCACGTTCGGCATTTGCGATGGCCCGATTATGGGGTCGCAGGACGATTTCGATATTGTCGTAAAGGGCAAAGGCGGCCATGCGGCCTCGCCGCATCGGACTGTGGATCCCGTGGTCATTGCCGCACAGATCATCGTTGGATTGCAAAGCTTGGTCTCGCGCAAAACCGATCCTAGGGAGTCGCTCGTGATCTCCGTTACGAAGTTGAAGGCCGCAGAGGCCTATAACGTCATTCCCGATCACGTCGAAATCGCCGGAACTGTCAGGACGCTCGCATCCGACCTGCGAAACTTCGCCGAACGAGACATCTTGGCATCGGCCCAGGGGATTGCGCGCGGGTTCGGCGCGGACGTGGAGTTCAACTACCGTCGATCCGTTCCGGTTACCTTCAACCATACCGAGGAAACCAATTTGTCGATCACGGCGGCACGCAACCTCGTGGGCCCCGCCTCAGTAGACGACAAGATTGGAATCAGTATGGGGGCGGAGGACTTCGCCTATATGCTTGAGGCCCGGCCTGGCGCCATGATTTTCCTTGGCAATGGGTCATCCCCGCCCCTGCACAATCCAGCGTACGATTTTAACGACGAAGCCTTGTCCTATGGCATCCGCTACTGGGTCCGCTTAGTCGAGACAGTGTTGCCCGTTTGAGTTGGAACTCGACAGAACTGGGTGGTCGACATCTCAACGGGTTGCGCGCAACGGAGGTACTAAGAAGAAAGCCATGGCCGCTCACGACTTTGCTCCCATGACGATCATCTCTCACGCACCGTTGTCGCAAATCGAATATCAACAGCGGATCAGACGAGTGCGGCATTTAACGAGGGAAACATGCTCTCTTCGAACGAATCCGTGATCATTGACAAGCCAGGCAAAAGAACGCGGATCGTCTCATGCAACCATCCTCGAATTCTGAGGTTTGCACCAAATGGGTCAGTTGCTGAAATGCGGATCATGCAAACCCGCGCGTTCTAAAATGTTGCAAGCTTAGACCACTTCGCACCGATTTAAAACCGGAATGGGCGCGCATTCGATCATCCAGCGACCGAGGAGTGCGTGGTTTGTTTCAGTTTTCGGGAGAAATTGCAATAGACATTGCGCAAATTCGTGCGAATGTTAAAGTCCTTGAGCGATTATTGAGTCTTCGACATGGCGGCATTGCACGGTGGACGACCTAGACCGAAGGATCCTTACTGCGCTGCAGAAGAACAACCGGCTCTCCTTTGCCGAACTCGCGGAGCTTGTCGGTTCTTCGGCCGCCTCGTGCATGCGTCGAGTGAACAAGTTGCGTGTGGATGGCGTAATCGTCGCGGATATCTCGCTCGTGGAT includes these proteins:
- a CDS encoding M20 aminoacylase family protein gives rise to the protein MRSIEKFEVLQREATEWRRYLHENPELDYRLHNTARFVTEKLASFGINHIETGIAETGIVALIQGEGGDGPTIGLRADMDALPIVEASDKPWSSKIPGRMHACGHDGHTAMLLGAAKYLASTRKFKGSVALIFQPAEEIELPSGGLKMVQEGIMDRFNISQVFGMHNNPGMEIGTFGICDGPIMGSQDDFDIVVKGKGGHAASPHRTVDPVVIAAQIIVGLQSLVSRKTDPRESLVISVTKLKAAEAYNVIPDHVEIAGTVRTLASDLRNFAERDILASAQGIARGFGADVEFNYRRSVPVTFNHTEETNLSITAARNLVGPASVDDKIGISMGAEDFAYMLEARPGAMIFLGNGSSPPLHNPAYDFNDEALSYGIRYWVRLVETVLPV